The Oxalobacter aliiformigenes nucleotide sequence TCCATCCAATCTGACGGCAAAAATGTTCGGATACCATGTCAAGCCGTCATTTACCGTCGAAAACGAAAAAGCTGTTTCGACTGTACCATCAGTCGATTTCGGAAAGTAAAGAGTACGTCATGGGTACAAAATCCCATCCGGTATGGCATTTTTTTCTCGTTCTGGCGTTCGGCTTGTGTTTTGCTCTGTATGGACACACTCAGACGACTGCCAGACCCGTCCCGGAACTGAAGGCCCATATAACGGATGAAATCGGTCTTCTGACACTCTCCCAGCGCCAGAACCTGGAAAAATATCTGGCGGATTACGAACAGAAAACCGGAAACCAGATCGCCGTATTGCTGATCGACAATACGGCGCCCGAAACCATTGAACAATACAGTATTCGTGTAGCCGATCAATGGAAACTTGGCCGGAAAGGTATCGATGATGGTGTTTTGCTGATCGTTGCCAAAAACAATCCGCCCGGACTGCGACGACTCCGGATTGAAACTGGCAGAGGTATCCAGGGAGTATTGACAGACATTCGTTCCAAACAGATCCTGCAAGACATTATTGCCCCTTATTTCAGACAGAACCATTTCTATGACGGACTGGCAACCGGCATAACGGCAATCACCGCGACACTGGACAAGGAAACCTTTCCCGCCAACGAGCACACCGACAGGGGTAAAAACTCCTCGTCGTGGTTTCCTCTTTTAATCCCGATTCTCTTTTTCATCTTTATCATTTTACGATCACGCTCTTCGCGA carries:
- a CDS encoding TPM domain-containing protein; protein product: MGTKSHPVWHFFLVLAFGLCFALYGHTQTTARPVPELKAHITDEIGLLTLSQRQNLEKYLADYEQKTGNQIAVLLIDNTAPETIEQYSIRVADQWKLGRKGIDDGVLLIVAKNNPPGLRRLRIETGRGIQGVLTDIRSKQILQDIIAPYFRQNHFYDGLATGITAITATLDKETFPANEHTDRGKNSSSWFPLLIPILFFIFIILRSRSSRRLGKHGHWGTTGIILGGGMHDRFRDHDDFGPGGFSGGGGGFDGGGASGDW